CTTGGAATTCTCATAGAGCCCTATCCTTCCCTCGGGGCTTCTCCAACATGGCCAGGAAGGCGGTCAAAGGAATTTCTAATAACAACCTCCCAACCTTATGTTAAAATCATATGCCATTCTGTTGtgtttgtccatccatccatccatccatctgtctgtccatccatccatccatccatccctccctccctcccttcctccctccctcgggGAGGCAGAGCACAGTCATGGCCTCCCAGGTTGTGGCTCTGCCCTCGTAGTACATGGCTGTCATTGCTGGGTAGAAGCTCAGTGACGTGCCCTTCTAGGGGCTGATGTCAGGAGGTCACACACTGGAGCTCTGTGGGGGGAGCACAGTCCTGGCTCTCACGGCCCGGAACGCCTCAGACTGCAGCCGGATCCCAAAACAAATGCTTCCCAGTCCCTTCAGCCTCTTAACAGCTCCCAGGATATGAATCGTTTGGGTTCATTGGCCCATTATCCTATAAACAGGCTTCTCTCCTCGGAACTCCGTAATCCCGGCACCTTCAAATTAGCCACAGCGATGAAGCAGTGCTCGGCACAGAGAGTTCAGACAATCATTTATACCTGGCTTTGGTGAACAACATGGGATTAGTTTTCTGTGGCAGTTGATTTACCGTCTTGATTATGTTCTGTTGAGTCTGAAAATGAGCCTCCGTGTCCCTTGGCCACAGTAGCCTCCCACGGGTGGCACTAGCCCAGAGCAGACTCAGCGCCGGGGCCACGCTAGCCTGGGACTTCTGCCACAAATAGTCCATAAAATGAGACATCAACACAGAGATCCTGTCTGGGTTATGCAAGAAACAAGTCCCTATTtctccatgagaaaaaaaataaaaaaagatttcatataaataaataaataaataaataaataaataaataaataaataaataaataaataaatatttctcatgcTGACTTGTTCGGCAAAGAtttctttgaaaagtttttattccCAAGAACCAGCAAACAGCCATCCTGCCCAAGAAAAATGCCCGGGTGACAGCTCCCTGTAGCACTAGGCCGGTTCCTTCTGTCCCCGTGTCCCCGAGCCCCCTTAGCGCCCCGTGTGCGCCCCGCGGTGTGCCCCCGCGCCGCCTCGAGGTGTGCCGGCCGCTCACCAGCCGTGTCCCCGCGCAGAGCGCTGAGGGTCCGCAAGAAGATGTCGGGGGAGAAGATGCCCGTGAAGATGATCGGCGACATCCTGACGGCGCAGCTGCCGCACATGCAGCCTTACATCCGCTTCTGCAGCTGTCAGCTCAACGGGGCTGCCCTCATCCAGCAGAAGACCGACGAGGCCCCGGACTTCAAGGAGTTTGTCAAAGtaaggagcccccccccccgcccccgagtaGCTgacttggggcagctgggtgtgCGAGGGGCGAATTCAAGCCTGCAAGCCTATTCCTGCTAAGGACGGCCCCCAGGCCCGGGGCTTGGCCGAGGACCAGGGCCCGACAGTGGCCGGCAGGTGTGGCTGTGAGCAGAGGCTTGGAGAGGACAGGCCGGCCCTGCACCTGCAAGCGCTGGTCCGCGGTCCAGGTGGtcccagtgcttttttttttttttttttgacaggaaGCAGGATTTATTGGTGGGCATGAATAGGGTTCGGGTGGTGCAAGGTTCTCATGAGTGCAGAGCCCTCCATTTGTCCAAGGGGCCACGACTAGGGATGTATGTGACCCCACAGCCATCTGGGATGAGCCGCTTTTCGGCCACCATATCTTCAAATTCATCCCCATTAAACTTAGTAAAGCCCCACTTCTTGGAGATGTGGATCTTCTGGCGGCCAGGGAACTTGAACTTGGCCCTGCGTAGGGCCTCAATCACATGCTCCTTGTTCTGCAGCTTGGTACGGATGGACGTGATGACTTGGCCAATGTGGACCCTGGCTACTGTGCCCTGGGGCTTCCCAAAGGCACCTCGCATACCTGTCTGCAACCTAGATTGGAGATAGCTTGATGTCAGACCTCGAAGTCGACCACAAAGGGCTGTCTCCAAGGCCCCTTAGGGCAACCCATACAATCAACAGGCTGCATACGCTACCAAGGAGGCTACTGTTTGCAGCCATGGCACACTGGGCCCCCAGGGAGAAAGAGCACAGTCGGCTTAATTGGCTGCAGACACGGTGCTACCTGAATGCAGGTTTAAATCATCCGTCTCATTTGTCAGGCTCGGTGGGGCTGGTGCATCTCAGGTTCCCCCTTCCGTTTGGTCTGAGCACCTCCCCACGCCCTGTTCTTTGCTGCAGAGGGAATGGCCAAGGAATCCCAACGGATCCTTTGTCCATTTCCCAGTTGGTTCTTGTCGTTGGCTTCAGGCTCTGAGAAGTGTTTGGGGCTGAGGGTGGGATGTCAGGACCTCTGCCCCGGAGGCAATAGGGGGTCTTGAGAGCTGTGTGTACCCACAAGGGACATCTGGGGAGGTGGGCCCCATGCTGCTGGaggccccagggctctgggactTAGCCTTGGCCAGGGTGGGTCCCTGCTGGCCCCACTGGCCCACTCTACAGCCCCCAAATCTCCCAGAGAAAAAGACCACAGGAAAAGCATCAAATAACTGCTGCTGAGCCTCAGTCATATTTTGGTGAATAGAGCAATCATACTAACAGCAGGCTTCTCTTTGTACCTCGTGCATTTGGGGGCAGgccattccctcctcctccataATCCCGTGAATTATGGGAATCCACGGGAATCCCAGTGGAATTCCCATAATCAGTGGTATCATAATCAGTGGAATCACCACTGTGAGATACAAGGGTGGTCTCTCCTTGACCGAAGCATCCCACAggcctgttctctctttctcacctgGTGTTTCTCAACGTGAAAGCGTTGATTCGCTATCCAATTAATAGGGAGCGTTCTAATGTCATTTGAAGGGGAGAGATACGGTAAGAAGCAGGCCCAGGGTGATCCAGAGACTGGAGAGCAGATGGTGGGCCACCTGGCTTTTCAGCCAACGGCCAGTCCTCCGCCGGCACATGGCAGGCTGAGTTCATCACTGGTTGCACTTGAACTTGAGGGAGATGCTGACACCATCCAGGGCAGGGGGCTTGTTTTCCCTCCCTCATCACCTCTCCTCACCTCATCCCTGCGGGGGTCTGACACACCTTTGCCAGGTTTGAGGTGTTCCTGGAATGATGATGTCCAGGCAGGAGCAGGTTCAGGCGCTGACACTTACTTCTCAGGACCTGGGGCCCAGGTCAGGGCAGCTGCCCGATTCTAAGGCGTTC
The sequence above is a segment of the Canis lupus dingo isolate Sandy chromosome 31, ASM325472v2, whole genome shotgun sequence genome. Coding sequences within it:
- the LOC112661904 gene encoding 60S ribosomal protein L10-like; the protein is MTEAQQQLFDAFPVVFFSGRFGGCRVGQWGQQGPTLAKAKSQSPGASSSMGPTSPDVPWALETALCGRLRGLTSSYLQSRLQTGMRGAFGKPQGTVARVHIGQVITSIRTKLQNKEHVIEALRRAKFKFPGRQKIHISKKWGFTKFNGDEFEDMVAEKRLIPDGCGVTYIPSRGPLDKWRALHS